Proteins encoded in a region of the Leopardus geoffroyi isolate Oge1 chromosome E2, O.geoffroyi_Oge1_pat1.0, whole genome shotgun sequence genome:
- the SCAF1 gene encoding splicing factor, arginine/serine-rich 19 isoform X3, protein MAADSFLAGLVSVLDPPDTWVPSHLDLRPGESEDMLELVAEVRIGDRDPIPLPVPSLLPRLRAWRTGKTVSPQSHSSRPSCARHLLTLGTGDGGPAPPPAPSSASSSPSPSPSSSSPSPPPPPPPPAPPAPPAPRFDIYDPFHPTDEAYSPPPAPEQKYDPFEPTGSNPSSSAGTPSPEEEEEEEEEEEEEEEEEEEEEEEGLSQSISRISETLAGIYDDNSLSQDFPGDESPRPDPQPPQPTPAPGTPPQVDSTRVDGATRRRVFVVGTEAETCREGKVSVEVVTAGGAAIPPTLLPPGDSEIEEGEIVQPEEEPRVAVSLFRAAGRAARPPPAASAPPAAQPPPPPPPPAPRAPEGDDFLSLHAESDGEGALQVDLGEPAPAPPTADTRWGGLDLRRKILTQRRERYRQRSPSPAAAAAPPAGPPTRKKSRRERKRSGGEAKEAASSSSSAQPAPPAPASPWDSKKHRSRDRKPGSHASSSARRRSRSRSARRRSRSTDRRRGGSRRSRSREKRRRRRRSASPPPATSSSSSSRRERHRGKHRDGGGGKKKKKRSRSRGEKRSGDSEKAPVPTQPPSGSSALGGERDSRRRGAVPPSIQDLTDHDLFAIKRTITVGRPDKSDPRGPSPAPASSPKREVLYDSEGLSAEERGGKSGEKDRRRSGAASSSSSSREKGSRRKALDGGDRDRDRDRDRDRDRSSKKARPPKESAPSSGPPPKPPVSSGSGSSSSSCSSSSRKVKLQSKVAVLIREGVSSTTPAKEAASAGLGSIGVKFSRDRESRSPFLKPDERAPAEVAKAAPGSTKPKKTKVKAKAGAKKAKGTKGKTKPSKTRKKIRSGGSGGGSGGPVTLKKSKADSCSQAAGAKGVEETSWSGEERPAKAPSTPPPKAAPPPPALTPDSQTVDSSCKTPEVSFLPEEAAEEAGVRGGAEEEEEEEEEEEEEEEEEEQQPATTTATSTAAAAPSTAPSAGSTAGDSGAEDGPATRVSQLPTLPPPMPWNLPAGVDCTTSGVLALTALLFKMEEANLASRAKAQELIQATNQILSHRKPPSSLGVTPAPVPTSLGLPPGPSSYLLPGSLPLGGCGSTPPTPTGLAAASDKREGSSSSEGRGDTDKYLKKLHTQERAVEEVKLAIKPYYQKKDITKEEYKDILRKAVHKICHSKSGEINPVKVSNLVRAYVQRYRYFRKHGRKPGDPPGPPRPPKEPGPPDKGGPGLPLPPL, encoded by the exons ATGGCCGCAGACAGCTTCCTCGCGGGGCTGGTGAGCGTTCTGGATCCCCCAGATACCTGGGTTCCCAGCCACCTGGACCTTCGGCCTGGCGA AAGCGAGGACATGCTGGAGCTGGTGGCCGAGGTCCGAATCGGGGACAGGGATCCCATCCCTCTGCCGGTGCCTAGCCTGCTGCCCCGTCTCAGGGCCTGGAGGACAGGCAAAACGG TGTCTCCGCAGTCTCACTCCTCACGACCCTCCTGTGCCCGTCACCTCCTTACCTTGGGCACTGGAGACGggggccctgccccaccccctgccccatcctctgcgtcctcctccccctccccttccccctcatcCTCCTCCCCTTCGCCTCCCCCgcctccacctcctccagcccccccagccccacctgccccccgATTCGACATCTATGACCCCTTCCACCCCACCGACGAGGCCTATTCCCCACCACCTGCTCCGGAGCAGAAGTACGACCCCTTCGAGCCCACTGGCTCCAACCCCAGCTCATCAGCGGGGACTCCTTcgcccgaggaggaggaggaggaagaggaggaagaggaagaagaggaggaagaagaggaagaagaggaggaggaaggcttgTCCCAGAGCATCAGCCGCATCTCCGAGACCCTGGCGGGCATCTACGATGACAACAGTCTGAGCCAGGACTTCCCAGGTGATGAGAGCCCCCGCCcggacccccagcccccacaaCCGACTCCGGCCCCTGGAACGCCTCCACAGGTGGACTCCACCAGGGTGGACGGAGCCACCCGCCGTCGCGTCTTCGTGGTGGGGACGGAGGCGGAGACCTGTCGGGAAGGCAAGGTCTCTGTGGAGGTGGTGACGGCCGGCGGAGCCGCCATCCCGCCAACCCTGCTGCCACCGGGAGACTCCGAGATCGAGGAGGGCGAGATCGTCCAGCCGGAGGAGGAGCCCAGGGTGGCAGTCTCCCTCTTCCGGGCCGCTGGCCGGGCGGCGCGACCCCCTCCTGCGGCCTCAGCGCCCCCAGcggcccagcccccgcccccgcccccgccacctgCCCCCCGCGCCCCCGAGGGGGACGACTTCCTGTCTCTGCACGCCGAGTCAGACGGCGAGGGCGCCCTGCAGGTGGACCTGGGGGAGCCGGCGCCCGCCCCGCCGACTGCGGACACGCGCTGGGGCGGCCTGGACCTGCGCCGCAAGATCCTGACCCAGCGTCGGGAGCGCTACCGCCAGCGCTCGCCctccccggccgccgccgccgccccccccgcGGGCCCCCCCACCCGCAAGAAGTCGCGGCGGGAGCGCAAGCGGAGCGGCGGCGAGGCCAAGGAGGCCGCGTCGTCGTCGTCCAGCGCGCAGCCTGCCCCGCCGGCCCCGGCCTCCCCCTGGGACTCCAAGAAGCACCGCTCCCGGGACCGCAAGCCGGGCTCTCACGCCTCGTCGTCCGCCCGCCGCCGCTCGCGGTCCCGCTCCGCTCGCCGCCGCTCGCGCAGCACCGACCGCCGCCGCGGGGGCAGCCGCAGGTCACGGTCCCGGGagaagcggcggcggcggcggcgctcggcctccccgcccccggccacATCCTCGTCGTCGTCCTCGAGGCGCGAGCGGCACCGTGGCAAGCACCGAGATGGCGGCGGcggcaagaagaagaagaagcggTCGCGGTCCCGGGGCGAGAAGCGGTCTGGGGACAGCGAGAAGGCCCCGGTGCCCACTCAGCCGCCCTCCGGCTCCAGCGCCCTGGGCGGAGAGCGTGACAGCCGCCGCAGGGGGGCGGTGCCACCTTCCATCCAGGACCTCACGGACCACGATCTCTTCGCCATCAAGCGGACCATCACCGTGGGCCGGCCGGACAAGTCCGACCCCCGAGGCCCGTCGCCGGCCCCGGCCTCGTCGCCCAAGCGCGAGGTCCTGTACGACTCAGAGGGACTGAGTGCCGAGGAGCGGGGGGGCAAGAGCGGCGAGAAGGACCGGCGCCGCTCCGgggccgcctcctcctcctcttcctcccggGAGAAGGGATCACGGCGGAAGGCGCTGGATGGGGGGGATCGGGACCgggacagggacagagatagGGACAGGGACAGGTCATCCAAGAAGGCTCGGCCTCCCAAGGAGTCAGCACCCTCCTCGGGGCCTCCGCCAAAGCCACCGGTCAGCAGCGGCTCCGGCTCGTCCTCCTCGTcgtgctcctcctcctcccggaAGGTGAAGCTGCAGTCTAAGGTGGCGGTGCTGATCCGCGAAGGCGTCAGCAGCACCACGCCGGCCAAGGAGGCCGCATCCGCTGGCCTGGGCTCCATCGGAGTCAAGTTCAGCCGCGACCGGGAGAGCCGCTCCCCTTTCCTCAAGCCCGATGAGCGGGCCCCTGCAGAGGTGGCCAAAGCAGCTCCGGGCAGCACCAAGCCCAAAAAGACCAAGGTCAAGGCCAAGGCCGGGGCCAAGAAAGCCAAGGGGACCAAGGGAAAGACCAAGCCATCCAAGACCAGGAAAAAGATCCGCAGCGGGGGCAGCGGTGGGGGCAGCGGCGGCCCTGTGACGCTGAAGAAGTCCAAGGCGGATAGCTGCAGCCAGGCAGCGGGGGCCAAGGGGGTGGAGGAGACTTCCTGGTCCGGGGAAGAGCGGCCGGCCAAGGCCCCTAGCACCCCGCCCCCTaaggcagcccctcccccccctgcaCTCACACCGGACTCCCAGACCGTGGACAGCAGCTGCAAGACCCCCGAGGTCTCCTTCCTTCCCGAGGAGGCCGCTGAGGAGGCTGGGGTCCGAGgcggggcagaggaggaggaggaggaagaggaggaggaggaggaagaggaggaggaggaagagcagcaGCCTGCCACCACCACGGCCACCAGCACGGCCGCAGCTGCCCCGAGCACTGCCCCTAGCGCGGGGTCCACAGCCGGTGACTCAGGGGCAGAGGATGGGCCGGCTACCCGTGTCTCCCAGCTGCCCACGCTGCCCCCGCCCATGCCCTGGAACCTGCCTGCTGGTGTGGACTGCACCACCAGCGGTGTCCTGGCCT TGACTGCACTTCTCTTCAAGATGGAAGAAGCCAATCTGGCGAGCCGAGCAAAGGCCCAGGAGCTGATCCAGGCCACCAACCAG ATCCTCAGCCACCGAAAGCCACCCTCCAGTCTGGGGGTGACCCCAGCTCCTGTGCCCACCTCTCTGGGTCTGCCCCCTGGCCCCTCCAGCTACCTGCTTCCTGGCAGCCTCCCCCTGGGGGGCTGCGgctctacccctcccacccccactgggCTGGCTGCAGCATCTGACAAGCGAGAGGGCAGCAGCAGCTCCGAGGGACGTGGGGACACAGACAAG TATCTGAAGAAGCTGCACACGCAGGAGAGGGCAGTGGAGGAGGTGAAGCTGGCCATCAAGCCGTACTATCAGAAGAAGGACATCACCAAGGAGGAGTACAAGGACATCCTGAGGAAGGCTGTCCACAAG ATCTGCCACAGCAAAAGCGGGGAGATCAACCCAGTGAAGGTGAGCAACTTGGTGCGGGCCTACGTCCAACGCTACCGCTACTTCCGCAAGCATGGCCGCAAGCCGGGGGACCCCCCAGGGCCCCCGCGGCCGCCCAAGGAGCCTGGACCCCCTGACAAGGGTGGCCCAGGCCTGCCCTTGCCCCCTCTCTGA